One window from the genome of Pyxidicoccus xibeiensis encodes:
- a CDS encoding isocitrate dehydrogenase (NAD(+)), translated as MANTRTVTIINGDGIGPEVMAATVRVLEALKVPLEFEYKDAGTEVVAKYGTNLPHETVEAVLRNGVALKGPTGTVVGGGLPSANVGLRKRLDLYSSLRPVKTVPNVKTRYDGVDLIVVRENTEDLYSGLEHIIVPGVVESLKIITEKASTRIARFAFEYAKRHNRKKVSAIHKANIMKLSDGLFLDCCRKVGREFPEITYEEVIVDNLCMQLVKDPTRFDVLVTENLYGDIVSDLCAGLVGGLGVVPGANIGERTAVFEAVHGTAPDIAGKGIANPTALMMSAVMMLDWLDMREAARRMEGAIHKVYTAGTVRTGDLGGSASTREFTDAIIASL; from the coding sequence ATGGCGAACACTCGCACTGTCACGATCATCAATGGCGATGGCATCGGCCCCGAGGTGATGGCGGCCACCGTGCGCGTCCTCGAGGCGCTCAAGGTGCCTCTCGAATTCGAGTACAAGGACGCCGGCACGGAGGTCGTGGCCAAGTACGGCACGAACCTGCCCCACGAGACGGTGGAGGCGGTGCTGCGCAACGGCGTGGCGCTCAAGGGCCCCACGGGCACGGTGGTGGGCGGAGGCCTGCCCTCGGCCAACGTCGGCCTGCGCAAGCGGCTGGACCTGTACTCGTCGCTGCGGCCCGTGAAGACGGTGCCCAACGTGAAGACGCGCTACGACGGCGTGGACCTCATCGTGGTGCGCGAGAACACCGAGGACCTCTACTCCGGCCTGGAGCACATCATCGTCCCGGGCGTGGTGGAGTCGCTGAAGATCATCACGGAGAAGGCCTCCACGCGCATTGCCCGCTTCGCCTTCGAGTACGCCAAGCGGCACAACCGCAAGAAGGTGTCGGCCATCCACAAGGCCAACATCATGAAGCTGTCGGACGGCCTCTTCCTGGACTGCTGCCGCAAGGTGGGCCGTGAGTTCCCGGAAATCACCTATGAGGAGGTCATCGTCGACAACCTCTGCATGCAGCTGGTGAAGGACCCGACGCGCTTCGACGTGCTGGTGACGGAGAACCTGTACGGCGACATCGTGAGCGACCTGTGCGCCGGTCTGGTGGGCGGCCTGGGCGTGGTGCCGGGCGCCAACATCGGCGAGCGCACCGCCGTCTTCGAGGCCGTGCACGGCACGGCGCCGGACATCGCGGGCAAGGGCATTGCCAACCCGACGGCGCTGATGATGTCGGCGGTGATGATGCTGGACTGGCTGGACATGCGTGAGGCGGCCCGCCGCATGGAGGGCGCCATCCACAAGGTCTACACCGCCGGGACGGTGCGCACGGGCGACCTGGGCGGCTCGGCCAGCACCCGCGAGTTCACCGACGCCATCATCGCCTCGCTGTAG
- a CDS encoding translation initiation factor gives MGKRDKKDEAPAAVAAPFNNPFAALAPKREALPQAAPAPVAPPSAKKPEPKGPARAVVRMERKGRGGKEVTVVEHLELPVPQREVWLKALKNSLGCGGVVEGDALVLQGDQRDRLPALLEARGVRKVTVG, from the coding sequence ATGGGCAAGCGTGACAAGAAGGACGAGGCGCCGGCCGCTGTGGCGGCGCCGTTCAACAACCCCTTCGCCGCGCTGGCCCCGAAGCGCGAGGCGCTGCCCCAGGCCGCGCCCGCGCCGGTGGCCCCGCCCTCCGCGAAGAAGCCCGAGCCGAAGGGCCCGGCGCGCGCGGTGGTGCGGATGGAGCGCAAGGGGCGGGGTGGCAAGGAAGTGACGGTGGTGGAGCACCTGGAGCTGCCCGTGCCCCAACGCGAGGTGTGGCTCAAGGCGCTGAAGAACTCGCTGGGCTGCGGGGGCGTGGTGGAGGGCGATGCGCTCGTGCTCCAGGGCGACCAGCGGGACCGGCTGCCGGCGCTCCTGGAGGCGCGGGGCGTGCGCAAGGTCACCGTCGGCTGA
- a CDS encoding vitamin K epoxide reductase/DsbA family protein, producing MSQKSSSKAPPAKASPATSVPTRGAMALLVLGLAESGLAIFQWMQLLTLRGGGATVCGVSDTVNCETVWNSPFASRIHELLGIPVAGLGLVWGLVAAGLSALYLAWARSGRSVRPAANGLRLVAVAGVVSVAVFGIASADAGALCPTCLGTYALVLAFAGVAWRGLPGPVAPAAGEWGSTLKWTVGFTAAAFVAMLLPGNATPKATASPGGSLATAAPVAGQPVPPPPASLEAYLQGLNPEQKQFIADGLAQYRKGTPLPAVAPARHLYGPVDAPVKIVEWTDSKCPHCKSLVEELAILKKRVPEGKMSLEARQFPLDGACNPAIPRRGGLDAPTVRCTAARAQICLEGAKDYWTLREKLFAAQAILDTERVLEIASSGSVSRMQLDACMSSPQTAAKLQEDSSYAMRHHISGTPLVVVNGRTALPSAPLLLALVMAEGNPSAPAFDMLPPPRPMPAGGHDDHAGHNH from the coding sequence ATGAGTCAGAAGTCCTCCTCCAAGGCGCCCCCCGCCAAGGCCTCCCCCGCCACCTCCGTGCCCACGCGCGGCGCCATGGCGCTGCTGGTGCTGGGCCTCGCCGAGAGCGGGCTCGCCATCTTCCAGTGGATGCAGCTGCTCACCCTGCGAGGGGGCGGCGCCACCGTGTGCGGCGTGTCCGACACGGTGAACTGCGAGACGGTGTGGAACTCGCCGTTCGCCAGCCGCATCCATGAGCTGCTCGGCATCCCGGTGGCCGGCCTGGGCCTCGTGTGGGGCCTGGTGGCCGCGGGGCTGTCCGCGCTGTACCTGGCGTGGGCGCGCTCGGGCCGCTCGGTGCGGCCGGCGGCCAACGGGCTGCGGCTGGTGGCCGTGGCTGGCGTGGTGTCGGTGGCCGTGTTCGGCATCGCGAGCGCGGACGCAGGGGCGCTGTGCCCCACGTGTCTGGGCACGTATGCGCTGGTGCTGGCCTTCGCGGGCGTGGCCTGGCGCGGGCTGCCCGGCCCGGTGGCGCCCGCGGCCGGCGAGTGGGGCTCCACGCTGAAGTGGACGGTGGGCTTCACCGCCGCGGCGTTCGTCGCGATGCTGCTGCCCGGCAATGCCACGCCCAAGGCGACGGCGAGCCCCGGTGGCTCGCTGGCGACGGCGGCGCCCGTGGCGGGCCAGCCGGTGCCGCCGCCGCCCGCGTCGCTGGAGGCGTACCTCCAGGGGCTCAACCCCGAGCAGAAGCAGTTCATCGCGGACGGCCTGGCGCAGTACCGCAAGGGCACGCCGCTGCCGGCCGTGGCGCCCGCGCGGCACCTGTACGGGCCGGTGGACGCGCCGGTGAAGATTGTCGAGTGGACGGACAGCAAGTGCCCGCACTGCAAGTCATTGGTGGAGGAGCTGGCCATCCTGAAGAAGCGCGTGCCGGAGGGGAAGATGTCGCTGGAGGCGCGGCAGTTCCCGCTGGATGGCGCGTGCAACCCGGCGATTCCGCGGCGGGGCGGCCTGGACGCGCCCACGGTGCGGTGCACCGCGGCCCGGGCGCAGATCTGCCTGGAAGGGGCGAAGGACTACTGGACGCTGCGCGAGAAGCTCTTCGCGGCGCAGGCCATCCTCGACACGGAGCGGGTGCTGGAGATTGCGTCGTCCGGCTCGGTGTCGCGCATGCAGCTGGATGCGTGCATGTCGAGCCCGCAGACGGCGGCGAAGCTCCAGGAGGACTCCAGCTACGCCATGCGGCACCACATCAGTGGCACGCCGCTGGTGGTGGTGAACGGGCGCACGGCGCTGCCGTCCGCGCCGCTGCTGCTCGCGCTGGTGATGGCGGAGGGCAACCCGAGCGCCCCTGCCTTCGACATGCTGCCTCCGCCGCGGCCGATGCCGGCCGGGGGGCATGACGACCACGCGGGTCACAACCACTGA
- a CDS encoding cupin domain-containing protein, translated as MDVKHLSDFQGFSAEKLQKHNVFQSGRFFLDVYCLQPGQAQKPHRHATSDKVYVVLEGRCRFRVGSEEEVHGPGASIFAPSGSEHGVANDGPEPARLLVLMTPPPEHA; from the coding sequence ATGGATGTGAAGCACCTGTCCGACTTCCAGGGGTTCTCCGCGGAGAAGCTCCAGAAGCACAACGTGTTCCAGTCCGGGCGCTTCTTCCTCGACGTGTACTGCCTCCAGCCCGGGCAGGCCCAGAAGCCGCACCGCCATGCCACGTCCGACAAGGTATACGTCGTACTGGAAGGGCGCTGCCGCTTCCGTGTCGGCTCCGAGGAGGAGGTGCACGGCCCTGGTGCCTCCATCTTCGCCCCCTCGGGGTCCGAGCACGGCGTCGCCAACGACGGCCCGGAACCCGCCCGCCTCCTCGTCCTGATGACCCCGCCCCCGGAGCACGCATGA
- the ygfZ gene encoding CAF17-like 4Fe-4S cluster assembly/insertion protein YgfZ has product MEPLSLHFLHEGTGARFIFVGGREAVATYGDGEAEYRAAREAVALHDASYREILRITGEDRASFLHGMVTQEVKNLPVGSAAYAALVTVKGAMVADARILKREADLLLDLEPGTGAKVREFLEKYLISEDAELHEATGEYALLRLLGPQTAGVLAGALGGPQPLLEHHAARQGVLAGQEVWLVGNTAVEPHGVDVWVPRAGLEPVWRALVEAGAAHGMKPLGFEALELLRVEAGVPRYGQDMVDTTIPLEANLAGAISYNKGCYIGQEVIARATFRGHMNRKLTGLLLGDVDAAPGTELRRGEKKVGWLTSVVRSPVKGQRVALGYVHRDSLEPGTELTLAEGPATAKVAPLPFTA; this is encoded by the coding sequence ATGGAACCGCTGTCTCTGCATTTTCTTCACGAGGGGACGGGCGCCCGCTTCATTTTCGTGGGCGGCCGGGAGGCCGTGGCCACGTATGGGGATGGGGAGGCAGAGTACCGGGCGGCACGTGAGGCCGTCGCCCTCCACGACGCCTCCTACCGCGAAATCCTCCGGATAACGGGGGAGGACCGGGCCTCCTTCCTGCACGGCATGGTGACGCAGGAGGTGAAGAACCTGCCCGTGGGCTCGGCGGCCTACGCCGCCCTGGTCACCGTGAAGGGGGCCATGGTGGCGGACGCCCGCATCCTCAAGCGGGAGGCGGACCTCCTGCTGGACTTGGAGCCCGGCACTGGCGCCAAGGTGCGGGAGTTCCTGGAGAAATACCTCATCTCCGAGGACGCGGAGCTGCACGAGGCCACGGGGGAGTACGCCCTGCTCCGGCTGCTCGGCCCCCAAACGGCCGGTGTACTGGCTGGCGCCCTGGGTGGCCCCCAGCCGCTCCTGGAGCACCACGCCGCCCGGCAGGGCGTGCTCGCCGGCCAGGAGGTCTGGCTCGTCGGGAACACCGCGGTGGAGCCCCATGGCGTGGATGTGTGGGTGCCGCGCGCGGGTCTGGAGCCGGTGTGGCGGGCCCTGGTGGAGGCCGGCGCCGCGCATGGGATGAAGCCCCTGGGCTTCGAGGCGCTGGAGCTCTTGCGCGTGGAGGCGGGGGTGCCCCGGTACGGGCAGGACATGGTGGACACCACCATCCCCCTGGAGGCGAACCTGGCGGGCGCCATCTCCTACAACAAGGGCTGCTACATCGGGCAGGAGGTCATCGCCCGGGCCACCTTCCGCGGGCACATGAACCGCAAGCTGACGGGCCTCCTGCTGGGCGACGTGGACGCGGCGCCGGGCACCGAGCTGCGGCGCGGGGAGAAGAAGGTGGGCTGGCTCACCAGCGTGGTGCGCTCGCCGGTGAAGGGGCAGCGCGTGGCGCTGGGGTATGTCCACCGTGACTCGCTGGAGCCGGGCACCGAGCTGACGCTGGCGGAGGGCCCGGCCACGGCGAAGGTCGCCCCCCTGCCCTTCACCGCCTGA
- a CDS encoding spermidine synthase — MKPSSLTWLSFICGATVMASEMAASRLVAPYFGSSTPVWAALISLVLGGLALGAHLGGRAADRWQRMEPLRMALCVAALLLAALPFLARGLLPGATAAALGGRPLEGLGRVVLVVLAALPPLLVLGAVGPYVLRVGLGGVESAGAYAGRLSSASTVGSIAGTLLAAFAVLPLLGTARAMALFAGVLGVTAAAGLGWRWQVVAVGAPVLAMVLGPYALPRHPQAVEVAESPYSFVQALVAPDGTRQLVFDEGYAVQSLWRPGLPVRGEVFAHYLLAPAMAQREPRAPRVLLLGLGAGTSARGLRETYPGVEVVGVELDPEVVRLGRAHLGLPPEVEVHIGDARAFLAKDSRRYDAIIVDAFRFPYVPFHLTTHEFVAAVAAHLEPGGVACFNVGRYRSERAVVDAVGATLASVFPEVLAADAHNPSNTLLYAGAPGQTRRLARRTHSLPESLRPLARRVAGELRLAPPAEVLTDDRAPVELLTDGILLRALLSGKGRL; from the coding sequence ATGAAGCCCTCTTCGCTGACCTGGCTGTCCTTCATCTGCGGCGCGACGGTGATGGCCTCGGAGATGGCCGCGTCCCGGCTGGTGGCGCCCTACTTCGGGAGCAGCACCCCGGTGTGGGCGGCGCTCATCTCCCTGGTGCTGGGAGGCCTCGCGCTGGGGGCGCACCTGGGAGGCCGCGCCGCGGACCGGTGGCAGCGGATGGAGCCGCTGCGGATGGCGCTCTGTGTCGCCGCGCTGCTGCTGGCGGCGCTGCCCTTCCTCGCGCGCGGGCTGCTGCCCGGAGCCACGGCGGCGGCGCTGGGCGGACGGCCGCTGGAGGGGCTGGGCCGTGTCGTGCTGGTGGTGCTGGCGGCGCTGCCTCCGTTGCTGGTGCTGGGGGCGGTGGGGCCGTACGTGCTGCGGGTGGGGCTGGGCGGCGTGGAGTCGGCGGGCGCGTACGCGGGGCGGCTGTCCTCGGCGTCCACGGTGGGCAGCATCGCCGGGACGCTGCTGGCGGCCTTCGCCGTGCTGCCCCTGCTGGGCACCGCGCGCGCCATGGCCCTCTTCGCGGGAGTGCTGGGCGTCACGGCCGCGGCGGGCCTGGGGTGGCGCTGGCAGGTGGTGGCGGTGGGGGCCCCGGTGCTGGCGATGGTGCTGGGGCCGTATGCGCTTCCCCGTCATCCGCAGGCGGTGGAGGTGGCGGAGTCGCCCTATTCCTTCGTCCAGGCGCTGGTGGCGCCGGATGGCACGCGGCAGCTCGTCTTCGACGAGGGCTATGCCGTGCAGAGCCTCTGGAGGCCAGGGCTGCCGGTGCGCGGCGAGGTCTTCGCCCACTACCTGCTGGCGCCCGCCATGGCACAGCGGGAGCCTCGCGCGCCCCGGGTGCTGCTGCTGGGCCTGGGCGCGGGCACGAGCGCGCGCGGGCTGCGCGAGACGTACCCCGGCGTGGAGGTGGTGGGCGTGGAGCTGGACCCGGAGGTGGTGCGGCTGGGGCGCGCGCACCTCGGCCTGCCGCCGGAGGTGGAGGTGCACATCGGAGACGCGCGAGCGTTCCTCGCGAAGGACTCGCGCCGCTACGACGCCATCATCGTGGATGCGTTCCGCTTCCCCTATGTGCCCTTCCACCTGACGACGCACGAGTTCGTCGCGGCGGTGGCCGCGCACCTCGAGCCCGGCGGCGTGGCGTGCTTCAACGTGGGGCGCTACCGGAGCGAGCGCGCGGTGGTGGACGCGGTGGGCGCCACGCTGGCCTCGGTGTTCCCCGAGGTGCTGGCGGCGGACGCGCACAACCCCAGCAACACGTTGCTCTACGCCGGTGCTCCCGGACAGACCCGGCGGCTGGCGAGGCGCACGCACAGCCTGCCTGAGTCGCTGCGGCCGCTGGCGAGGCGCGTGGCCGGCGAGCTGCGGCTGGCGCCCCCCGCCGAGGTGCTCACCGATGACCGGGCGCCGGTGGAGCTGCTCACGGACGGCATCCTCCTGCGCGCGCTGCTCAGCGGGAAGGGGCGGCTGTGA
- a CDS encoding chromate transporter, with amino-acid sequence MSSPHEVTATTAPGRATALKELALLFLRLGTTAFGGPAAHIAMMEDEVVRRRKWLTRDEFVDLLGATNLIPGPNSTELAIHIGHRRAGWAGLVVAGTCFILPAFFIVAAIAWAYSRYGDLPRVDALLYGVKAVIISVVLQALWGLLRTVVKTRLAAAVGVAAVVAGFLGVHELLLLLLCGLAVLLWRAGERRGRPAPGGASDPASEPARKGEPGAGREASPTPEAAPGPGRGSGAGGTTAAVSPLWLMPFTGAVATAVPFTLHGLFLFFLKVGSVLYGSGYVLLAFLRSDLVERYGWLTEAQLLDAVAVGQVTPGPVFTTATFIGYVLGGAPGAVVATVGIFLPAFIFVALSGPLVPHLRRSWVAGAFLDGVNVASLALMAVVTWQLGRAALVDAWTVGLAVVSAVLLIRFRVNSAWLVLGGGAVGVLVAGGLSAG; translated from the coding sequence ATGTCGTCCCCCCATGAGGTCACCGCCACCACCGCGCCCGGCCGGGCCACGGCGCTGAAGGAGCTGGCGCTCCTGTTCCTCCGGCTGGGCACCACCGCATTCGGTGGCCCCGCGGCCCACATCGCGATGATGGAAGACGAGGTGGTGCGTCGCCGGAAGTGGCTGACGCGCGACGAGTTCGTGGACCTGCTCGGCGCCACCAACCTCATCCCCGGGCCCAACTCCACGGAGCTGGCCATCCACATCGGCCACCGGCGCGCGGGCTGGGCCGGCCTGGTGGTGGCGGGTACCTGCTTCATCCTCCCGGCCTTCTTCATCGTGGCCGCCATCGCCTGGGCGTATTCGCGCTACGGCGACCTGCCCCGGGTGGACGCGCTGCTGTACGGCGTGAAGGCCGTCATCATCTCCGTGGTGCTCCAGGCGCTGTGGGGCCTGCTGCGCACCGTGGTGAAGACGCGGCTCGCTGCCGCCGTGGGCGTGGCCGCCGTCGTGGCCGGCTTCCTGGGCGTACACGAGCTGCTCCTGCTGTTGCTGTGCGGGCTCGCCGTGCTGCTGTGGCGAGCGGGGGAGCGGCGTGGGCGGCCTGCTCCGGGTGGTGCCAGCGACCCGGCTTCGGAGCCTGCTCGCAAGGGGGAGCCGGGGGCGGGGCGGGAGGCGTCGCCGACTCCGGAGGCCGCTCCGGGGCCGGGCCGAGGCTCCGGGGCCGGTGGCACGACCGCCGCCGTGTCGCCACTCTGGTTGATGCCCTTCACAGGCGCGGTAGCCACGGCGGTGCCCTTCACCCTGCACGGCCTCTTCCTCTTCTTCCTCAAGGTGGGCTCGGTGCTGTACGGCAGCGGCTACGTGCTGCTGGCCTTCCTGCGCTCGGACCTGGTGGAGCGCTACGGCTGGCTCACCGAGGCACAGCTGCTGGACGCGGTGGCGGTGGGGCAGGTGACGCCCGGGCCCGTCTTCACCACGGCGACGTTCATCGGCTACGTGCTGGGCGGTGCGCCCGGCGCGGTGGTGGCCACGGTGGGCATCTTCCTGCCCGCCTTCATCTTCGTCGCGCTGAGCGGGCCGCTGGTGCCCCACCTGCGCCGCTCGTGGGTGGCGGGGGCCTTCCTGGACGGCGTCAACGTGGCGTCGCTGGCGCTGATGGCCGTGGTGACGTGGCAGCTGGGGCGCGCGGCGCTGGTGGATGCGTGGACGGTGGGGCTCGCCGTCGTGTCCGCGGTGCTGCTCATCCGCTTCCGCGTCAACTCCGCCTGGCTTGTGCTGGGCGGAGGCGCGGTGGGCGTGCTGGTGGCGGGAGGCCTCAGCGCGGGGTGA
- the hppD gene encoding 4-hydroxyphenylpyruvate dioxygenase — protein MAKQESLGIKTLESIHWYVHDLERSRNFYTKSLDFAELGISSPELEKQGRQKSAVFQAGDIVLMVSQPVGEGGRAARWLRKHPDGVGTLNFEVEDAEKAFRLLDQRGATFITDILRFDDERGGKLSMFSITTPFGDTTFRFVQRDGYSALYPGYIRHATPVGGKNKYGFGRVDHVTSNFQTMRPMLLWMEHVMGFEKFWHIEFHTEDVAAKEKRAHGSGLKSEVMWDPKSGVKFANNEPYRPFFKASQINIFNEDHKGDGVQHLALTVKDILTAVKDMRQGAGIEFMPTPGTYYDALPERIQKLGIKKIDEDIQTLRDLEVLIDGDKEHSYLLQIFMKDAASLYKEPSAGPFFYEIIQRKGDQGFGGGNFRALFESIERQQQAERRL, from the coding sequence ATGGCCAAGCAGGAATCGCTGGGCATCAAGACTCTCGAGAGCATCCACTGGTACGTGCATGACCTGGAGCGCAGCCGCAACTTCTACACGAAGAGCCTGGACTTCGCGGAGCTGGGCATCTCGTCGCCGGAGCTGGAGAAGCAGGGCCGGCAGAAGTCCGCGGTGTTCCAGGCGGGCGACATCGTCCTGATGGTGAGCCAGCCGGTGGGCGAGGGCGGCCGCGCGGCGCGCTGGCTGCGCAAGCACCCGGACGGCGTGGGCACGCTCAACTTCGAGGTGGAGGACGCCGAGAAGGCCTTCCGCCTGCTGGACCAGCGCGGCGCCACCTTCATCACCGACATCCTGCGCTTCGACGACGAGCGGGGCGGCAAGCTGTCGATGTTCTCCATCACCACGCCCTTCGGTGACACCACGTTCCGCTTCGTCCAGCGCGACGGGTACAGCGCGCTGTACCCGGGTTACATCCGCCACGCCACGCCCGTGGGCGGGAAGAACAAGTACGGCTTCGGCCGGGTGGACCACGTCACGTCCAACTTCCAGACGATGCGGCCCATGCTCCTGTGGATGGAGCACGTCATGGGCTTCGAGAAGTTCTGGCACATCGAGTTCCACACCGAGGACGTGGCGGCCAAGGAGAAGCGGGCGCACGGCAGCGGCCTGAAGTCCGAGGTGATGTGGGACCCGAAGAGCGGCGTGAAGTTCGCCAACAACGAGCCGTACCGGCCGTTCTTCAAGGCGAGTCAAATCAACATCTTCAACGAGGACCACAAGGGTGACGGCGTGCAGCACCTGGCGCTCACCGTGAAGGACATCCTCACCGCGGTGAAGGACATGCGGCAGGGCGCCGGCATCGAGTTCATGCCCACGCCCGGCACGTACTACGACGCGCTGCCCGAGCGCATCCAGAAGCTGGGCATCAAGAAGATCGACGAGGACATCCAGACGCTGCGCGACCTCGAGGTCCTCATCGACGGGGACAAGGAGCACAGCTACCTGCTGCAGATCTTCATGAAGGACGCGGCCAGCCTCTACAAGGAGCCGTCGGCCGGTCCGTTCTTCTACGAAATCATCCAGCGCAAGGGCGACCAGGGCTTCGGTGGCGGCAACTTCCGTGCGCTGTTCGAGAGCATCGAGCGGCAGCAGCAGGCCGAGAGGCGGCTGTAG
- the maiA gene encoding maleylacetoacetate isomerase, whose protein sequence is MKDVRLYSYWRSSASWRVRIGLQLKGLKYEYMPVHLIQDGGQQHSAEYRAVNPMRTLPTLEWTDDSGTLRRLSQSLPILEYLQACLPSPALLPADPYLQARSRMLAELVNSGIQPLQNLSVLQRIKNELKGDDKVWGAYWNARGLEAFEAAVKPTAGRYCVGDEVSLADICLVPQLFGARRFGVDLSPYPTVLRIEAACNELPAFQAAHPDRQPDAAPA, encoded by the coding sequence ATGAAGGACGTGCGCCTCTACAGCTACTGGCGCTCGTCCGCTTCGTGGCGGGTGCGCATCGGCCTGCAGCTCAAGGGCCTGAAGTACGAGTACATGCCGGTGCACCTCATCCAGGACGGCGGGCAGCAGCACTCGGCCGAGTACCGCGCCGTCAACCCGATGCGCACGCTGCCCACCCTGGAGTGGACCGACGACTCCGGCACCCTGCGCCGGCTGTCCCAGTCGCTCCCCATCCTGGAGTACCTGCAGGCCTGCCTCCCCTCGCCCGCCCTGCTGCCGGCGGACCCCTACCTCCAGGCCCGCAGCCGCATGCTGGCGGAGCTGGTGAACTCCGGCATCCAGCCCCTGCAGAACCTGTCCGTGCTGCAGCGCATCAAGAACGAGCTGAAGGGGGACGACAAGGTGTGGGGGGCCTACTGGAATGCCCGGGGCCTGGAGGCGTTCGAAGCGGCGGTAAAGCCCACGGCAGGGCGTTATTGCGTGGGCGACGAGGTGTCGCTGGCGGACATCTGCCTGGTGCCCCAGCTCTTCGGGGCACGTCGGTTTGGAGTAGACCTGTCGCCCTACCCCACGGTGCTTCGCATCGAGGCGGCGTGTAACGAGCTCCCCGCCTTCCAGGCGGCCCACCCGGACCGGCAGCCCGACGCGGCGCCGGCCTGA
- a CDS encoding fumarylacetoacetate hydrolase family protein has translation MKLATLKDGTRDGRLIVVKRDNTAYALATNVALTLQAALDDWEAKEPQLRALAAQLEAGTVQSRPLDVRGLHSPLPRAYEWIDGSAYLNHVILVRKARNAEPPPTLKTDPLVYQGGSGDFLPPMADIPLEDEAWGLDFEGEVVAILGDTPQGTKATDAEKHVKLLMLANDVSLRNLIPDELAKGFGFFQSKPATAFSPFAVTPDELGPAWREGRIHLRLQSVLNGVQVGDTDAGPEMHFSFFDLIQHICKTRSYTAGTILGSGTVSNADRARGISCLAERRMIETIEEGKPKTPFMKPGDTIDIEMLDGQGQSVFGRIAQTVVKKS, from the coding sequence TTGAAGCTCGCGACGCTCAAGGACGGAACCCGTGACGGCCGGCTCATCGTCGTCAAGCGGGACAACACGGCCTACGCGCTGGCCACCAACGTGGCCCTGACGCTGCAAGCCGCGCTCGACGACTGGGAGGCGAAGGAGCCGCAGCTCCGCGCGCTGGCCGCGCAGCTGGAGGCGGGCACCGTGCAGAGCCGCCCGCTGGACGTGCGCGGCCTGCACTCGCCGCTGCCCCGCGCCTACGAGTGGATTGACGGCAGCGCCTACCTCAACCACGTCATCCTGGTGCGCAAGGCCCGCAACGCGGAGCCGCCGCCCACGCTGAAGACCGACCCGCTCGTGTACCAGGGCGGCTCCGGCGACTTCCTGCCGCCCATGGCCGACATCCCCCTGGAGGACGAGGCCTGGGGCCTGGACTTCGAGGGCGAGGTCGTCGCCATCCTCGGCGACACGCCCCAGGGCACGAAGGCCACGGACGCGGAGAAGCACGTCAAGCTGCTGATGCTGGCCAACGACGTGTCCCTGCGCAACCTCATCCCCGACGAGCTGGCCAAGGGCTTCGGCTTCTTCCAGAGCAAGCCCGCCACCGCCTTCAGCCCCTTCGCGGTGACGCCGGACGAGCTGGGCCCCGCCTGGCGCGAGGGCCGCATCCACCTGCGCCTCCAGTCCGTCCTCAACGGCGTGCAGGTGGGTGACACCGACGCCGGCCCGGAGATGCACTTCTCCTTCTTCGACCTCATCCAGCACATCTGCAAGACGCGCAGCTACACCGCCGGCACCATCCTCGGCAGTGGCACCGTGTCCAACGCGGACCGCGCGCGAGGCATCTCCTGCCTCGCCGAGCGCCGGATGATTGAGACGATTGAGGAGGGCAAGCCGAAGACGCCCTTCATGAAGCCGGGCGACACCATCGACATCGAGATGCTCGACGGGCAGGGGCAGAGCGTCTTCGGCCGCATCGCCCAGACGGTGGTGAAGAAGTCATGA